One Candidatus Nitrososphaera evergladensis SR1 genomic window carries:
- a CDS encoding integrase: protein MHSNYDVEQATRPAIAITLDGFDAYLRKVLTSDKDITYLHARANKYQHVLTSCNASELLAMSHDMQRQTMRALSHLAKFNGCYETWQRIIKNHALHWRHTDDNFNFFEKEDINEMLDRIKQAIKVLPADCANTLVVATMLGLRADESCKAIGLIKQATKDYYNEERGILEHYRHKDLFIRRSKKAYISLVDDDLLTLAKQSSDSYHSIRSYLKRRKIPMPMRYCRKVFATYLRQHGIETEFIDLLQGRTPASIFGKHYYRPDFDKQAKRILRLLPELKKELA from the coding sequence TTGCACAGCAATTACGACGTCGAACAAGCGACAAGGCCGGCCATTGCCATTACTTTAGACGGCTTTGATGCTTATTTGCGAAAGGTGCTGACAAGCGACAAAGACATTACTTACCTACACGCCCGCGCTAACAAGTACCAGCACGTATTGACCAGTTGTAACGCTAGCGAATTACTCGCGATGTCGCACGACATGCAAAGGCAGACCATGCGCGCACTGTCGCACTTGGCAAAGTTCAACGGTTGCTATGAGACATGGCAAAGAATCATCAAGAATCATGCGCTACACTGGCGGCACACTGACGACAATTTCAATTTCTTTGAGAAAGAAGACATTAACGAGATGCTAGACCGTATTAAGCAGGCAATCAAGGTATTACCCGCCGACTGTGCTAATACTCTTGTCGTCGCTACCATGCTGGGCCTACGAGCCGACGAATCGTGCAAAGCCATTGGCCTGATCAAGCAAGCCACTAAAGACTATTACAATGAAGAGCGCGGCATACTAGAGCACTACAGGCACAAAGACCTATTCATTCGCCGAAGCAAGAAGGCATACATCTCGCTAGTAGACGACGATTTACTAACATTGGCAAAGCAATCGAGTGATAGTTACCATAGCATACGGTCGTACCTAAAGCGCCGTAAGATACCAATGCCTATGCGATACTGTCGCAAGGTCTTTGCGACCTACCTACGACAGCATGGTATAGAGACTGAATTTATAGACCTGTTGCAGGGCCGTACGCCGGCTAGCATCTTTGGTAAGCACTATTACCGGCCAGACTTTGACAAACAAGCCAAGCGCATACTTCGACTGCTGCCAGAGCTGAAGAAAGAGCTAGCATAA
- a CDS encoding methyltransferase domain-containing protein translates to MSEDLSLVPPHTRTIVELGSGDCRLLETLAEKDPQTVYIGIELDSEQCRQAKSRVNLQNVFVMQGSFEDIVPRLPDDSVDGFIAVLPDPAFIDEKKEDKWKPLYRAVYTKLKRPGAFRLVTEITDEILQPVSNEAFDRWSIWLVSAFRSVGFKVAGMTEGAPIEYSSRCLDQFRGDPERIRIATLDFVKE, encoded by the coding sequence ATGTCTGAGGATCTGTCTCTAGTCCCACCACATACAAGGACCATAGTGGAACTTGGGTCAGGCGACTGCCGGCTTTTGGAGACGCTTGCAGAAAAAGACCCGCAGACCGTGTACATCGGGATAGAGCTTGACAGCGAGCAGTGCAGGCAGGCCAAGTCGCGAGTCAACCTGCAGAACGTGTTTGTCATGCAGGGCTCTTTTGAAGACATTGTCCCGCGCCTGCCTGACGACTCGGTCGACGGCTTTATCGCTGTCCTGCCAGACCCTGCGTTCATTGACGAAAAAAAGGAGGACAAGTGGAAGCCGCTCTATAGGGCGGTGTATACAAAGCTAAAGAGGCCCGGCGCGTTCCGGCTCGTGACGGAAATCACGGACGAGATCCTGCAGCCAGTCTCCAACGAGGCGTTTGACAGGTGGTCGATATGGCTTGTCTCTGCGTTTCGCTCTGTCGGGTTCAAGGTGGCAGGCATGACAGAGGGCGCGCCTATAGAGTATTCGTCAAGGTGCCTTGACCAGTTCCGGGGCGACCCGGAGCGGATTCGCATTGCGACTCTGGACTTTGTCAAGGAATAG
- a CDS encoding winged helix-turn-helix domain-containing protein, whose amino-acid sequence MAAGRKNKRNKVEIYATILEVIRLGTDRITRISYGVGVPLDRLNVMVSDLCSFGLARKVADDEGMRYSITPRGSEFLDTYWKMKGFLEIMGNGSEY is encoded by the coding sequence ATGGCAGCAGGAAGAAAGAACAAGAGAAACAAGGTGGAAATCTATGCAACGATACTTGAAGTCATAAGGCTTGGCACAGACAGGATAACAAGGATATCGTACGGCGTTGGCGTCCCCCTTGACAGGCTCAACGTCATGGTCAGCGATCTGTGTTCTTTTGGCCTTGCCAGAAAAGTGGCCGACGACGAAGGCATGAGGTACAGCATAACCCCGAGGGGATCGGAGTTCCTAGACACGTACTGGAAGATGAAGGGCTTTTTGGAGATAATGGGAAACGGCAGCGAGTACTAG
- a CDS encoding MFS transporter codes for MRRIAATSRTSSSSVFPVLFVTVFLDFLGFAMVLPYLYFYASSLGASPVVYGLLLTSYSVAQFAFTPVWGALSDRLGRRKIMLVCLVGSGAAFVLFGIASNIVLLFLARIAAGAMGATVPVAMAYASDITTAQNRMAQMGRLGAAFGMGLILGPAVGGTLSSAFGYAVPAFLAAALAFSNLALGYFKMPESRGARTKDSFLQSFRQIAKSPGIKLLLAAYFITMLGFYVMEGTSTPWLQKVFDYGPFQVGLLFLYIGGVVSAVQGVAVPKLSRMYAPQTLFVAGVASLAAGLALLGFAQDLATLIVSSTFVPLGMGLTTASITTLISLRTAADKQGATLGIGQSVAGISQIIGPSFGAAVFSQGIAVGAIGLPFMVAAAMTVPAVMMGIWFATRQARIAPRQEEEGEGNDHVL; via the coding sequence ATGAGAAGAATAGCAGCAACAAGCCGAACATCATCGTCGTCGGTGTTTCCCGTGCTTTTTGTCACGGTGTTTCTGGATTTCCTTGGCTTTGCGATGGTGCTTCCCTACCTGTACTTTTACGCATCAAGCCTGGGCGCCTCTCCGGTAGTTTACGGGCTCTTGCTGACGTCGTACAGCGTCGCCCAGTTTGCCTTTACCCCCGTGTGGGGAGCCCTGAGCGACAGGCTGGGCCGGAGAAAGATAATGCTTGTCTGCCTTGTAGGTTCCGGAGCGGCGTTTGTGCTCTTTGGCATTGCGAGCAACATTGTGCTCTTGTTCCTTGCAAGGATAGCGGCAGGCGCAATGGGAGCAACCGTCCCGGTGGCAATGGCTTATGCGTCAGACATCACCACTGCGCAAAACAGGATGGCGCAGATGGGCAGGCTTGGAGCCGCGTTTGGCATGGGCCTCATCCTCGGCCCCGCCGTAGGAGGCACGCTGAGCAGCGCGTTTGGATACGCAGTGCCGGCGTTTTTGGCAGCCGCGCTTGCCTTCTCTAACTTGGCGCTAGGCTACTTCAAGATGCCAGAATCTAGGGGCGCAAGGACAAAAGACTCGTTCCTGCAGTCGTTCAGGCAGATCGCAAAAAGCCCGGGGATAAAGCTGCTCCTTGCGGCGTACTTCATAACGATGCTTGGGTTCTACGTCATGGAAGGCACGTCGACTCCCTGGCTCCAAAAGGTGTTTGACTATGGTCCCTTCCAGGTGGGCCTGCTGTTTCTGTACATAGGAGGAGTGGTGTCTGCCGTGCAGGGCGTTGCAGTGCCAAAACTGTCAAGGATGTACGCGCCACAGACGCTCTTTGTGGCGGGAGTCGCGTCGCTAGCGGCAGGCCTTGCGCTGCTCGGCTTTGCGCAGGATCTTGCGACTCTGATCGTCAGCTCTACGTTTGTGCCCCTTGGAATGGGTCTGACCACGGCATCGATCACAACCCTGATCTCGCTGAGAACAGCTGCAGACAAGCAGGGCGCCACGCTTGGCATAGGCCAGTCGGTTGCTGGCATTTCCCAGATAATCGGCCCAAGCTTTGGTGCGGCAGTGTTCAGCCAGGGAATTGCAGTAGGCGCCATCGGCCTGCCGTTTATGGTTGCAGCAGCCATGACCGTGCCGGCAGTAATGATGGGGATATGGTTTGCCACAAGGCAGGCCAGAATCGCACCTAGGCAGGAGGAGGAGGGCGAGGGAAATGATCATGTGCTGTGA
- a CDS encoding transcription factor S produces MRFCPECQTRLRPSGDDVVCQKCGFKAKKGASDGKSVTEVKQVTGRDASLKVMDDDNKQQDLPTITIQCPTCDNNTAVWWMLQTRSADEATTQFFRCTKCNHTWRNYS; encoded by the coding sequence ATGCGCTTTTGCCCAGAATGCCAGACCAGATTAAGGCCGTCAGGCGACGATGTTGTCTGCCAAAAGTGCGGCTTTAAAGCAAAAAAGGGCGCTTCTGACGGCAAGAGCGTGACAGAAGTCAAGCAGGTCACAGGTAGAGATGCGTCGCTCAAGGTGATGGACGACGACAATAAGCAGCAGGACCTGCCCACGATAACCATCCAGTGCCCGACCTGTGACAACAACACGGCGGTATGGTGGATGCTCCAGACGAGGTCGGCTGACGAGGCCACGACCCAGTTTTTCAGGTGCACCAAGTGCAACCACACCTGGCGCAATTACTCATAG
- a CDS encoding MarR family winged helix-turn-helix transcriptional regulator: MTFKNAVIMMQKAFDFDLRKNVGINWSQAKVIMTLAQKNGVAQKEIADGICIEAPTLVPIIDKMEREGLVERRQDMADRRNNRVYLTDRSRSLQNAIDESIARVRKVAYKGITKGDLETTMEVLETITKNASDYLESQAPVAEVQKAARQ; the protein is encoded by the coding sequence TTGACGTTTAAAAACGCCGTTATCATGATGCAGAAGGCGTTTGATTTCGATCTCCGGAAGAACGTGGGGATCAACTGGAGCCAGGCAAAAGTGATCATGACGCTTGCGCAAAAGAATGGGGTGGCACAGAAAGAAATCGCAGACGGCATCTGCATCGAGGCCCCGACGCTCGTCCCGATTATAGACAAGATGGAGCGCGAAGGGCTGGTCGAGAGGAGGCAGGACATGGCCGACCGGAGGAACAACAGGGTATACCTCACTGACAGATCGCGATCGCTCCAGAATGCCATAGACGAGAGCATAGCGCGGGTAAGGAAGGTGGCGTACAAGGGCATAACAAAAGGCGATCTGGAAACCACCATGGAAGTCCTGGAAACGATCACCAAAAACGCCTCCGACTATCTAGAGTCGCAGGCTCCCGTTGCAGAGGTCCAAAAAGCCGCAAGGCAGTGA
- a CDS encoding RpoL/Rpb11 RNA polymerase subunit family protein: MLAEITDFKDNELELKVREEDISILYIVQHELLKEKSVDFAGVMLQHPLTKDFKMRVVTKRKDPAEVIQDAAVSAADYSKELAGLVKAALK, translated from the coding sequence ATGCTTGCCGAGATCACCGATTTTAAGGACAATGAACTTGAGCTCAAAGTGCGTGAGGAAGACATCTCTATCCTCTACATCGTCCAGCACGAGCTCTTGAAGGAAAAAAGCGTTGATTTTGCAGGAGTGATGCTCCAGCACCCACTCACCAAGGATTTCAAGATGAGGGTCGTGACAAAGAGAAAGGATCCCGCCGAAGTCATCCAAGACGCTGCAGTTTCTGCTGCGGATTATTCCAAAGAGCTTGCCGGCCTTGTCAAGGCGGCGCTAAAGTAA
- the mtnA gene encoding S-methyl-5-thioribose-1-phosphate isomerase, with the protein MAKSKNLDLLLTVEWKDNAVVMIDQTKLPNKLAYVKCTDYHQVADAIKKLVVRGAPAIGVSAALGLALAAQNSKAKTLSELMTDLDTAFKELRATRPTAVNLFWALERVMGKAKRAKTLEDARNIVLAEAQKMWQEDVKANREMGANGARLFQDGDVVLTHCNAGSLATVAYGTALGVIRAARESGKRLSVIATETRPVMQGARLTAFELQHDGVDVSLIPDTAVGHMMARGAIKRVIVGADRVLRTGHVFNKIGTYQVAILASRHKVPFYVAAPLSTFDFESDPKDVVIEERSVDEVVKVGKKRVAPKGVRIFNPAFDMTPPELITGIITERGVLKPPFEKNLKALLG; encoded by the coding sequence TTGGCCAAGAGCAAGAACCTTGATCTTTTGCTTACCGTAGAATGGAAAGACAACGCCGTTGTCATGATCGACCAGACAAAGCTCCCAAACAAGCTGGCCTATGTAAAATGCACCGACTACCACCAAGTCGCAGACGCGATAAAAAAGCTGGTGGTGAGAGGTGCGCCCGCAATAGGCGTAAGTGCCGCACTGGGGCTTGCACTTGCCGCGCAAAACAGCAAGGCCAAGACGCTTTCAGAACTCATGACCGACCTTGACACCGCTTTCAAGGAGCTGAGAGCGACGCGCCCGACTGCTGTCAACCTGTTCTGGGCGCTAGAGCGCGTTATGGGCAAAGCCAAGCGCGCCAAGACGCTGGAAGACGCGAGAAACATCGTGCTTGCCGAGGCGCAAAAAATGTGGCAAGAAGACGTCAAGGCCAACAGGGAGATGGGCGCAAACGGTGCAAGGCTGTTCCAGGACGGCGACGTGGTGCTGACGCACTGCAACGCCGGCTCGCTTGCAACAGTGGCTTATGGCACTGCGCTTGGCGTAATAAGGGCGGCAAGGGAGTCGGGCAAGCGCCTGAGCGTGATAGCGACCGAGACGAGGCCGGTCATGCAGGGAGCAAGGCTTACCGCGTTTGAGCTGCAGCATGACGGGGTCGACGTCAGCCTGATACCTGACACGGCGGTGGGCCACATGATGGCAAGGGGCGCGATAAAGCGCGTCATTGTCGGCGCCGACAGGGTCCTGCGGACGGGCCATGTCTTTAACAAGATAGGGACCTATCAGGTGGCAATACTTGCAAGCAGACACAAGGTGCCGTTCTACGTCGCAGCCCCCCTTTCGACTTTTGACTTTGAGAGCGACCCAAAAGACGTCGTGATAGAGGAGCGCTCTGTCGACGAGGTGGTAAAGGTGGGCAAAAAGAGGGTCGCGCCAAAGGGCGTCAGGATATTCAACCCCGCGTTTGACATGACACCTCCAGAGCTTATCACCGGCATCATCACCGAAAGGGGCGTGCTAAAGCCGCCGTTTGAAAAGAACCTGAAGGCGCTTTTGGGCTAG
- a CDS encoding PqqD family peptide modification chaperone → MSAAAPQQVTKDQVYGALKKCMDPEIPVNVVDLGLIYGVNIADGRNVDIKMTMTTRGCPLHDTLVSDVKRYVGKVPGIGNINVEIVWDPPWSLDKMNPQVREQLGFGKPKLRFQIDYEKAKPMKVGRYTKQEDGSMILANDKDQGFMVNEAIVEFWNTCDGTKTINQLTDQFSAKLGMPRQQVEQEVVQLVQQLLEAELLKA, encoded by the coding sequence ATGTCCGCAGCCGCACCACAGCAGGTCACCAAAGATCAGGTTTACGGCGCACTAAAAAAGTGCATGGACCCAGAGATCCCGGTAAACGTAGTGGACCTTGGGCTCATTTATGGGGTCAACATAGCTGACGGCAGAAACGTCGACATCAAGATGACCATGACCACGCGCGGCTGCCCGCTCCATGACACTCTCGTAAGTGACGTCAAGCGCTACGTGGGCAAGGTGCCTGGAATCGGCAACATCAACGTCGAGATAGTGTGGGACCCGCCCTGGAGCCTTGACAAGATGAACCCGCAGGTGCGAGAGCAGCTTGGATTTGGCAAGCCAAAACTGCGCTTCCAGATTGACTATGAAAAGGCCAAGCCCATGAAGGTGGGCCGGTACACCAAGCAGGAGGATGGCTCGATGATACTTGCAAACGACAAGGACCAGGGGTTCATGGTAAACGAAGCAATAGTCGAATTCTGGAACACGTGCGATGGCACAAAAACGATAAACCAGCTGACCGACCAGTTCTCTGCCAAGCTGGGAATGCCCCGGCAGCAGGTAGAGCAGGAAGTCGTGCAACTTGTGCAGCAGCTTCTTGAAGCAGAGCTTTTGAAGGCGTAA
- the amrS gene encoding AmmeMemoRadiSam system radical SAM enzyme has product MMQGEVPGRDAELGVALPNGRVRCTACARYCEIPEGKTGLCGVRGVVDNKLRLFVYGRVIAGNVDPIEKKPVTHYQPGSSIFSIATTGCNWLCQYCQNYDISQRRKVEGTEMTPEQVVQAAETQGAQGMAYTYNEPSIFIEFARDCGIEAHKRGIFNIFVSNGYDTPESVNEMSKFLDCITVDFKGSGKQEFVRRYIGIPSADPIFQTLKEIKSKTKIHVEVTDLIVPKVGDDLEQAKKLCRFVHDELGPDTPIHFLRFHPDYKMMEFGLTPVETLEKHYQVAKNEGLTYAYLGNVPGHPLEDTYCPGCNSVAIGRYGFNVDEWNLDADNRCKTCGCKLPIVGTLHKQKRRFQFVV; this is encoded by the coding sequence ATGATGCAGGGCGAGGTTCCCGGCAGGGACGCAGAGCTTGGCGTTGCACTGCCAAACGGCAGGGTGAGGTGCACGGCTTGCGCCCGCTACTGTGAGATACCCGAGGGAAAGACCGGCCTGTGCGGCGTCCGGGGAGTGGTCGACAACAAGCTGCGGCTGTTTGTGTACGGCCGGGTGATAGCCGGCAATGTCGACCCGATAGAGAAAAAGCCCGTCACTCATTACCAGCCAGGTTCGTCGATATTTTCCATTGCGACAACCGGCTGTAACTGGTTATGCCAGTACTGCCAGAACTATGACATTTCGCAGCGAAGAAAGGTGGAGGGGACGGAAATGACACCCGAGCAGGTAGTACAGGCTGCAGAGACGCAGGGCGCGCAGGGCATGGCCTACACATACAACGAGCCGTCAATATTTATCGAGTTTGCCCGCGACTGCGGCATTGAGGCACACAAGCGGGGCATATTCAACATCTTTGTGTCAAACGGCTACGACACGCCCGAGTCCGTGAATGAAATGTCCAAGTTCCTTGACTGCATCACCGTCGATTTCAAGGGCTCCGGCAAGCAAGAATTTGTCAGGCGTTACATCGGCATACCAAGCGCCGACCCGATATTTCAGACGCTCAAAGAGATAAAGAGCAAGACGAAAATCCACGTCGAAGTGACGGACCTTATAGTGCCCAAGGTGGGCGACGACTTGGAGCAGGCAAAAAAGCTGTGCAGGTTCGTACACGACGAGCTTGGGCCTGACACGCCAATTCACTTCCTGCGCTTCCACCCTGACTACAAGATGATGGAGTTTGGGCTGACGCCGGTAGAGACCCTTGAAAAGCACTACCAGGTTGCAAAAAATGAAGGCCTGACGTACGCATACCTTGGAAACGTGCCCGGGCATCCTCTTGAGGACACGTACTGCCCCGGCTGCAATTCAGTTGCAATAGGGCGCTATGGCTTTAACGTCGATGAATGGAACCTTGACGCCGACAACCGCTGCAAGACCTGCGGCTGCAAGCTTCCAATAGTAGGCACCCTGCACAAGCAAAAACGACGCTTCCAGTTTGTAGTATAG
- a CDS encoding MFS transporter, with the protein MEKEKSQNPDKIPLSAWKTLAILSSIATMVMYVETMLVPSLPHIMREFSLPYSISPWILTTYLIAGAVMTPIASSLANLHGKKKVLMCIMLVYAAGVVVGGITNDFYSFIVARGMQGVGMAMFPLAFSIIREQFPRSRLAIGQGIITSMFASGSILGLLVGAGIAEAFGWRMTFLSIVPITGLLLFVIMRSIREGQVHPQWRQQQQGSAEQAGPKPSLDVYGAIALAIVITSFLLLLTYIRPDAGAGGNSSSSMPTLLAISGVCAASLAAFVLIERKATNPVVDYRLFKNKTLLFGNVMIVVIGFSMFMVFQTIPILAESPKPIGFGANVTEAATIQLPFAVILLIFGPTSGFIVSKMGSIRPAIIGSAVNVLGFVLLATFHSIPWMVSISLAIISTGLSLGSVGIMNIILLSTPQRQMVSSLGNTTLFRIIGSSVGPAVAGVLMQTHLVAADGVSGTFPAPETYTMIFVGAAVMAVLSVVISVLLRKELPVSLRAI; encoded by the coding sequence ATGGAAAAAGAAAAAAGCCAAAACCCAGACAAGATCCCGCTTTCTGCGTGGAAGACGCTTGCGATTCTCAGCTCCATCGCCACGATGGTGATGTACGTCGAAACAATGCTCGTGCCGTCGCTTCCGCACATCATGCGCGAGTTCTCGCTCCCCTACAGCATATCGCCGTGGATATTGACCACCTACCTGATAGCCGGCGCGGTGATGACGCCGATTGCAAGCAGCCTTGCCAACCTGCACGGCAAGAAAAAAGTGCTCATGTGCATAATGCTCGTCTATGCCGCAGGCGTGGTAGTCGGCGGGATCACAAACGACTTTTACAGCTTTATCGTGGCGAGGGGTATGCAGGGAGTGGGCATGGCAATGTTCCCACTTGCCTTCAGCATAATAAGAGAGCAGTTCCCAAGGAGCCGGCTTGCCATAGGGCAGGGCATAATCACGTCCATGTTTGCAAGTGGGTCGATACTGGGACTGCTCGTGGGAGCCGGGATTGCAGAGGCGTTTGGATGGAGGATGACGTTCCTTTCAATAGTGCCCATCACGGGCCTCTTGCTCTTTGTCATCATGCGGTCAATACGCGAAGGCCAAGTCCACCCGCAGTGGCGGCAACAGCAGCAAGGCAGCGCCGAGCAGGCCGGACCCAAGCCGTCGCTTGACGTCTATGGCGCAATTGCGCTTGCCATAGTGATAACATCTTTCCTGCTCCTCCTCACGTACATCCGGCCGGACGCCGGCGCCGGAGGCAACAGTAGTAGCAGCATGCCGACGCTGCTTGCGATATCCGGGGTCTGCGCCGCGTCGCTTGCAGCGTTCGTGCTCATAGAGCGCAAGGCCACAAACCCGGTTGTAGACTATCGCCTCTTCAAGAACAAGACGCTGCTCTTTGGAAATGTCATGATAGTGGTCATCGGCTTTTCGATGTTCATGGTGTTCCAGACCATTCCGATACTTGCGGAAAGCCCCAAGCCGATAGGCTTTGGCGCAAACGTCACAGAGGCGGCAACCATACAGCTTCCATTCGCAGTGATCCTGCTGATATTCGGGCCGACCTCCGGGTTTATCGTGTCAAAGATGGGCTCAATACGCCCAGCGATAATCGGGAGCGCCGTCAACGTCCTCGGCTTTGTACTGCTCGCTACGTTCCACTCGATTCCCTGGATGGTGTCCATAAGCCTTGCGATAATCTCCACGGGGCTGTCGCTTGGTAGCGTGGGCATCATGAACATCATACTGCTGAGCACGCCACAGCGCCAGATGGTGTCGTCCCTCGGCAACACCACGCTATTCAGGATAATCGGAAGCTCTGTGGGGCCCGCCGTGGCCGGGGTGCTGATGCAGACCCACCTTGTGGCCGCAGACGGGGTTTCCGGCACGTTCCCCGCGCCAGAGACCTACACGATGATATTTGTCGGTGCCGCGGTCATGGCGGTTCTGTCGGTAGTGATATCGGTGCTTTTGAGAAAAGAGCTGCCGGTTTCGCTGCGCGCCATCTGA
- a CDS encoding ammonia monooxygenase — protein MVWLRRTTHYLFIVVVAVNSTLLTINAGDYIFYTDWMWTSFVVFSVSQSTMLAVGAVYYMLFTGVPGTATYYATIMTIYTWVAKGAWFALGYPYDFIVVPVWIPSAMLLDLTYWATRRNKHAVIIIGGTLVGLSLPLFNMVNLLLIRDPLEVAFKYPRPTLPAYMTPIEPQVGKFYNSPVALGSGASAVLTVPMTALGAKLNTWTYRWMAAWSKWD, from the coding sequence ATGGTCTGGCTTAGACGTACAACGCACTACCTATTCATAGTAGTCGTTGCTGTCAACAGCACGCTGCTAACCATCAACGCAGGAGACTACATCTTCTACACAGACTGGATGTGGACATCCTTCGTAGTATTCTCCGTGTCACAGTCGACGATGCTCGCTGTGGGTGCGGTATACTACATGTTGTTCACAGGCGTTCCGGGCACGGCCACATACTACGCCACAATCATGACTATCTACACATGGGTTGCAAAGGGTGCATGGTTTGCACTTGGCTATCCATACGACTTCATCGTGGTGCCAGTGTGGATCCCATCGGCAATGCTGTTGGACCTCACGTACTGGGCGACAAGACGCAACAAGCACGCTGTCATCATCATCGGCGGCACGCTGGTTGGCCTATCACTTCCGCTGTTCAACATGGTCAACCTGTTGCTCATCAGGGACCCGCTTGAGGTAGCCTTCAAGTATCCGAGACCGACGCTGCCTGCATACATGACGCCTATAGAGCCTCAGGTAGGTAAGTTTTACAACTCGCCTGTGGCGCTAGGTTCTGGCGCTAGTGCAGTGCTAACAGTACCCATGACTGCGTTGGGTGCAAAACTTAACACGTGGACATACAGATGGATGGCCGCGTGGAGCAAGTGGGACTAA
- a CDS encoding nucleotide sugar dehydrogenase, translating into MKKKKTSNTSKSSSNNSGSAISSLAGKIKSGNVKIAVYGLGHVGSPIASVWLRFGAHVIGVDKSPSVLESARKGKTHVPEPGVNEAFAKGLKQKRFFVYDDPVKASQDSQVKMICVPVLTVGQSLSADLGAVKQVASSVGKGLKKGDLVVLNPSVPPGTSEDVVIPILEKENSGGLKAERDFFMVYSPERIYEGRAIEDIEERYPAIVSGAGPKSVEAGSKLFSLVFKRGVITMTNMRTAEAEKLLEGVYRDVNIALANEMARFCEKVGVDFWEAREGANSQPFCHIHKPGVGVGGACIPVYPQFILHTADIAKAECNITRLGRNVNDSMPAYCVSQALGLLDGIAPAQCKVAVLGLAFRGGVSDTRLSPTYRVIDELKNASVAEIRVHDPMVKSDPALAADIKLTQDLRAALKGADLVLLATDHKEYQKLSKRDTGDAAVYDGRGMLDGTKFAGRFASIGRKKEVAS; encoded by the coding sequence ATGAAGAAGAAAAAGACTAGCAACACCAGCAAAAGTAGTAGTAATAATAGTGGTAGTGCGATTTCATCGCTTGCAGGCAAGATAAAGTCCGGCAACGTGAAAATCGCTGTCTATGGGCTTGGACACGTTGGCTCGCCGATAGCATCCGTTTGGCTCAGGTTTGGCGCCCACGTTATAGGAGTTGACAAGTCGCCTTCCGTCCTTGAAAGCGCCAGAAAGGGCAAGACGCACGTGCCAGAGCCCGGAGTAAACGAGGCATTTGCAAAGGGGCTCAAGCAAAAGCGCTTTTTCGTTTACGATGATCCTGTCAAGGCGTCGCAGGACTCGCAGGTCAAGATGATCTGCGTGCCGGTGCTCACAGTCGGCCAGTCGCTTTCTGCCGACCTTGGCGCAGTCAAGCAGGTCGCCTCGTCCGTGGGAAAGGGGCTCAAAAAGGGCGACCTTGTGGTCCTAAATCCAAGCGTGCCTCCTGGCACTTCTGAAGATGTTGTCATCCCGATACTTGAAAAGGAAAACAGCGGCGGGCTCAAGGCCGAGCGCGACTTTTTCATGGTCTACAGCCCGGAGCGCATCTACGAAGGCAGGGCGATTGAGGATATCGAGGAGCGCTATCCTGCAATAGTGTCCGGCGCCGGGCCAAAAAGCGTCGAGGCCGGATCAAAGCTGTTCTCGCTCGTGTTCAAGCGCGGCGTGATAACAATGACAAACATGCGCACAGCCGAGGCCGAGAAACTGCTTGAAGGCGTGTACAGGGACGTCAACATTGCGCTTGCAAACGAGATGGCGCGCTTTTGCGAAAAGGTGGGAGTCGACTTTTGGGAGGCAAGGGAAGGGGCAAACTCGCAGCCGTTCTGCCACATCCACAAGCCCGGAGTAGGAGTAGGCGGAGCCTGCATACCCGTCTACCCTCAGTTCATACTGCACACGGCTGATATTGCAAAAGCCGAGTGCAACATCACCAGACTTGGGAGAAACGTCAACGACTCGATGCCGGCGTACTGCGTCTCGCAGGCGCTAGGCCTCCTTGACGGAATTGCGCCGGCGCAATGCAAGGTGGCAGTCCTTGGACTTGCGTTTCGCGGGGGAGTGTCTGACACGAGGCTTTCGCCAACCTACCGCGTTATCGACGAATTGAAAAACGCCAGCGTCGCGGAAATCCGCGTCCACGACCCGATGGTGAAAAGCGACCCGGCGCTTGCGGCAGACATCAAACTAACGCAGGACCTGCGGGCCGCGCTAAAGGGCGCCGACCTAGTGTTGCTTGCCACCGACCACAAGGAGTACCAGAAACTGTCAAAGCGCGATACAGGCGACGCAGCGGTGTACGACGGCCGCGGCATGCTCGATGGAACGAAATTCGCCGGCAGGTTTGCGTCGATAGGCAGAAAGAAAGAGGTCGCCTCCTAG